The sequence CGCCGTCGTCCACCCCCGGCAGGCCGAGCACCGGGGCCGGGCCGAGGGCCCCGATCTCCTCCTCGCGCAGTTCGACGTCGACGGTGCGGCGCTCCGCCGCGGAGCGGTCCGTGAGCGTCAGCCGGTCCTCGTCCAGCCGTGGCGGTTCGGTGGCCAGCGCCGAGCGGGCCGTCGACAGCGTCAGCCGTACGTCCGACCAGTCCTCACCGGTGCGCTGCCAGACCATCGCATCGGTCTCCAGCGTCAGGGAGCCCCCGTCGAGCACGGCCCGGTAGGCGGGCCGCCACAACGCGCACGGAGTGAGGTGGCTCAGGCGCAGCCCGGCCGGCCCGGCGACCGCCGCCTCCACGGTCAGCTCGACATGACCGGCCAACTCGGCGGGCTCCTCCTCCGCGAGGTGCATGACCCGCTCGGCCTCACCGAGTTCGGCGCTCAGGGAGGCCAGCCGGGCCTCTGCGCCGCGGAGTTGCTCGCCGTACGTCGCGCGCTCATCGTCCACCCGGTCCAGTTCGCGGGACCAGCGTGTCCGGTCGCTCTCCCCGGAGCCGGCTCCTTCGCCGATCTCCCGCAGCAGATCGGCGGCGAGGCGGCCGAGCAGGTCGAGGCGGGTCCGCAGCCGGTCGCGCCGCTGCCCCAGGGTCAGCCGCTCCTCTTCGAGGGTGTGTACGCGCCGGCGCAGGGCGGAGTCGTCGTCGGTGGAGGACAGCGGCCCGCGCGGTGTCCAGGTGCGGACGATCCGCACGTCGAGCACGGTCGCGGGGTGATCGGCGGTCAGCTCGGCGTGGAGGGTCCGGTCGACGGCCAGCGCACTGACCGGCCCGAGACGCAGCCGCTGGACCCCGGCCTCCAGGTCGAGCACGACGGTGCGTTCGATGTGGGCCCGGTCTTCGAGGCATGTGACGGCGGTGACGGGGAGGGCGATCGGCTTCGGGGCCGTGGACATGGTGTGTGTCAGCTCCTGCGGTTGCCGCCGGCCAGGGCCTTGCCGGTCGGGATGCGTATCTCGTAGCCGCCGTCGAAGGCGGCAGTGGCGCCTGCGGGCAGGTCCAGCCGCCAGACGCGGGTGCCCGGCGCATGCCGATCGGGCCCCGTGCCTTCGTCGGGTGCCGCCCAGTCGGCCCGTTCCTCTATCCGTACGTCCGGTTCCGAAGTGACCGGGACCCGCTCGCGGACTTCCACGGTGACGGGCCTCGCGAGCCGATTGGCCAGTTCCACATGGACGCGGTGGTCGAGCACGGTGGTGTTGTTGCGCAGGCCCGAGGTCGACTCGTGCAGGTTCGTACGCCGGGTGACCCGGATGCCCTCGGCCGGCCCGAGCCCCACCCGGCGGACACCGCCGGGGGCAAGCGTGGGCAGTGCGGCGGTCAGCAGGAACTCGTCGTCGACGGTGACTTCCACCGGGCCGGCCAGCAGTGCCTGGTCGGTGGCGTTGGAGAGCACCAAGGTCGCGAACACGGTCTGCTCCACGGACGGCACGCAGAGGTACTCGGTACGCAGACCGACCGGGATCTCGCCGACGGTGACGGTGTGCCAGATGCCGTCCGACGGAATGTCGGCGCGGGCGGTGGCATCGAAGCGGTGGTCGAAGGATCCCGCCGATTCGCGGGGGCGTACCGCCTGTCCGGGCAGCGGCAGCGTGGACACCGCTTCGGCGCGGCGGCGGTACTCGGCCGCCACCGGGTCGAAGGGGGAGTTCGGAAACAGCCGTCCTCTGCGACCGCTCTGCTCGTCGGGGCCGCACAGGGCAAGGGCGGCGTAGTCGAGCTCGGCGCCGCTCGGCTGCGGCGGACCGGCTTCGGGTGCCGGAGGGGGCGGCGGCGCGGACCGGGCGGAAGCCGCGGGAGCCATGGGGGCGGGGGCACCCGCGAAGGGCCTGCCGCCGGTACGCGGCCTGTCGCCCGGTCGCGCCCCGGCCGGAGGCGCGAGGGCGGGCATCCCGCCGCCGAAGGCTTCCGGGGCAGCGCCGAAGCCCTGCGGTGCCGTTGGACCGCCGTAACCCGACGGTGGAGGCGGCGGGGGCGGAACAGGAGCGGCCCCGGAGCCTCCGGCGGCGCTCGCCGACGCGAAGCCGGCCCCGACAGCGACGGGTCCGGCGGTCACCGGGCGGGGGCCTGCCGTGTCGTACCCGGAGAACAGGCCGGCCAGC is a genomic window of Streptomyces sp. NBC_01237 containing:
- a CDS encoding mucoidy inhibitor MuiA family protein — its product is MSTAPKPIALPVTAVTCLEDRAHIERTVVLDLEAGVQRLRLGPVSALAVDRTLHAELTADHPATVLDVRIVRTWTPRGPLSSTDDDSALRRRVHTLEEERLTLGQRRDRLRTRLDLLGRLAADLLREIGEGAGSGESDRTRWSRELDRVDDERATYGEQLRGAEARLASLSAELGEAERVMHLAEEEPAELAGHVELTVEAAVAGPAGLRLSHLTPCALWRPAYRAVLDGGSLTLETDAMVWQRTGEDWSDVRLTLSTARSALATEPPRLDEDRLTLTDRSAAERRTVDVELREEEIGALGPAPVLGLPGVDDGGEARVLRPPAPVSVPGDGRAHRVALSAFTTAAPGEYACSPELSPLVTQVVRFDNLSGHALLAGPVDLVRGTGFSGRGTLDFTAPGAPVELAFGSCDDFRVVRQAEESRNSVGISQRTVVTRTVRLHLSRFSAPGEHDERVVALRERIPVSEVSAVDVRLHKDACAPAPDVVDAEGIARWDVTLPPGGRRTVTLVYELSASAKVTGL
- a CDS encoding DUF4139 domain-containing protein, which produces MTAEPAQRWGSTLDSVMVYAQGAVCRRLARGSASPDGRVRVTGLPRSLDPGSLRTRVLGPPGVRVTEARVEVEAEPRGTGTPHELRREFERLSDAYAAAQGHRDRQLKRIEEVRALHPVPPARRREDPYRSTPVDAWLELAAFVDERLTGLHNRLVEAEEALRDVEHELGVAADRLDRATTDAPSAHVETTVCAVLTLEGADDTEVELELEYGVPGAIWVPAYRLAHRQGDGSGRLVLRASVAQRTGEDWTGVRIALATADLRRRTDLPRLRSIRIGRSQPAPTPPGWREPPAGLAGLFSGYDTAGPRPVTAGPVAVGAGFASASAAGGSGAAPVPPPPPPPSGYGGPTAPQGFGAAPEAFGGGMPALAPPAGARPGDRPRTGGRPFAGAPAPMAPAASARSAPPPPPAPEAGPPQPSGAELDYAALALCGPDEQSGRRGRLFPNSPFDPVAAEYRRRAEAVSTLPLPGQAVRPRESAGSFDHRFDATARADIPSDGIWHTVTVGEIPVGLRTEYLCVPSVEQTVFATLVLSNATDQALLAGPVEVTVDDEFLLTAALPTLAPGGVRRVGLGPAEGIRVTRRTNLHESTSGLRNNTTVLDHRVHVELANRLARPVTVEVRERVPVTSEPDVRIEERADWAAPDEGTGPDRHAPGTRVWRLDLPAGATAAFDGGYEIRIPTGKALAGGNRRS